The following proteins are co-located in the Neodiprion virginianus isolate iyNeoVirg1 chromosome 6, iyNeoVirg1.1, whole genome shotgun sequence genome:
- the LOC124307144 gene encoding ejaculatory bulb-specific protein 3-like, whose amino-acid sequence MAVLLKALLVCSMVCFAMAAENPQVNQEQQARSRVSDDQLEIALNDKRYLMRQLKCALGEAPCDPVGRRLKSLAPLVLRGACPQCSPEETRQIQKVLSHIQRNFPREWSKVVRQYAGV is encoded by the exons ATGGCTGTGCTGCTGAAG GCTCTGCTCGTCTGTTCGATGGTCTGTTTCGCTATGGCTGCGGAGAATCCCCAAGTTAATCAAGAACAACAGGCTCGATCCAGGGTTTCCGACGATCAACTCGAGATCGCTTTAAATGACAAACGTTACCTCATGCGGCAACTGAAATGCGCCCTTGGCGAAGCACCGTGCGATCCGGTGGGACGACGATTGAAAA GTCTGGCACCGCTCGTCCTCCGAGGTGCATGCCCGCAATGCAGCCCCGAAGAAACTAGGCAGATTCAAAAAGTTCTCTCACATATTCAAAGAAACTTCCCGAGGGAGTGGTCCAAAGTCGTCCGACAGTACGCCGGTGTTTAA